A genome region from Schlesneria paludicola DSM 18645 includes the following:
- a CDS encoding outer membrane protein assembly factor BamB family protein: protein MKRFWKRLILPLLISSALNNFVQAQVTGGNPLPTQQQLSHLSLERAWWSHAVINPQRDKVEHVTVDEDLVYVQATSGVMTAFDAENGRQIWSVQVGRFDQPSFAATSNEDEVLTVNGGSMYGIDKATGRVLWNLVLPGQPSTGPSVDDDQVYFGTLDGSVYAYDLKKIHKLYEERRLPKWSGQAQVWKSKAAKEITSPPMPVGRFVYFASRDASLYSVAKSNRKLIYQFETDGPIVAPLARSGDTLFVASDDNNFMALMLTSGKVKWEFTSGLPIRKPIRAIGQDLYVFPQRGGMYSLDPASGNQRWSQPDLSEFVAIMGDTVATTDVDGNIVLVNRAKGEILGSMPLRRFSVRVGNERTDRIYMATESGVVMCLRQIGHNFPVFHQYPDRLPLLPEFAPEDGQEEPSATKDESEAGS, encoded by the coding sequence ATGAAACGATTCTGGAAGCGACTGATCCTCCCGCTGTTGATCTCATCGGCCCTGAACAACTTCGTTCAGGCTCAGGTCACGGGGGGAAATCCGCTTCCGACTCAGCAGCAATTAAGTCATCTCAGCCTTGAGCGGGCCTGGTGGTCGCACGCGGTCATCAATCCGCAGCGCGACAAGGTTGAGCACGTCACCGTTGATGAAGATTTGGTTTATGTTCAGGCCACATCAGGAGTGATGACGGCCTTCGATGCCGAGAATGGGCGTCAGATCTGGTCGGTTCAAGTTGGACGCTTCGATCAACCGAGTTTTGCCGCAACGTCGAATGAAGATGAAGTGCTGACGGTGAACGGCGGATCGATGTATGGCATTGATAAGGCGACCGGTCGCGTCCTTTGGAACCTGGTTCTGCCGGGGCAACCGTCAACCGGTCCTTCGGTCGACGATGATCAGGTCTATTTCGGGACTCTTGACGGCAGTGTTTACGCGTACGATCTGAAGAAGATTCACAAGCTTTATGAAGAGCGACGCTTGCCGAAGTGGTCGGGACAGGCGCAGGTCTGGAAATCGAAGGCGGCGAAAGAAATCACATCACCGCCGATGCCGGTCGGTCGATTTGTCTATTTCGCCAGCCGCGATGCCTCGTTGTATTCTGTTGCCAAGTCGAATCGAAAGCTGATCTATCAGTTCGAAACGGATGGTCCGATCGTTGCGCCCCTTGCTCGTTCTGGCGACACGCTATTCGTGGCCTCGGACGACAATAATTTTATGGCGCTGATGCTGACGAGCGGTAAGGTGAAATGGGAATTCACATCCGGTTTGCCGATTCGAAAACCGATTCGCGCCATTGGGCAGGATTTGTACGTGTTCCCACAGCGTGGCGGCATGTATTCACTCGATCCCGCGAGCGGAAATCAGCGGTGGTCGCAGCCAGATCTGTCGGAATTCGTCGCGATTATGGGTGACACTGTTGCGACGACGGATGTGGATGGAAACATCGTTCTGGTGAATCGCGCCAAGGGTGAGATTCTTGGTTCGATGCCGCTGCGACGATTCTCCGTTCGCGTGGGCAATGAACGTACCGACCGCATTTATATGGCGACGGAAAGCGGCGTGGTGATGTGTCTAAGACAAA